The Planococcus donghaensis genome contains a region encoding:
- a CDS encoding Zn-dependent hydrolase — protein MPKTNDNPLYEELIKNYDVKLSHSGINGERIAKRLFELSQIGFSQVGGIKRPGFSDEEKAAKTLVKEWMVEAGLQVSEDGAGNVTARLEGLQKAPAIASGSHVDSVPNGGNFDGPLGVLSALEVVESWKETGYIPDKPYEVIIFSDEEGSRFNRGLTGSQAMIGAISDEEIAQLRDYNGETLEEVLTHYGSTLEAFKAAKRDLTELELFVEVHIEQGKKLEQADQPVGIVNGIAGPAWLKVVFVGEAGHAGNTPMTGRKDCLVAAAEFLQSIPEFPRAINNTAVATVGKLEVFPNGANVIPEKVEMLVDIRDINEEPRDLLIDQLIEQAEKVAIKHEVHVTTKLNTRIKPVPIANKLQTRLATSLKKFDIVPTYIPSGAGHDAMNLGRTIPVAMLFVRSKDGISHNPKEWSSLNDCVMGIHVLKDFIETSMKQ, from the coding sequence ATGCCAAAAACAAATGATAATCCATTATACGAAGAATTAATAAAAAATTATGATGTTAAACTCAGTCATTCAGGCATTAACGGAGAACGTATTGCAAAACGATTATTCGAATTGTCTCAGATTGGTTTTTCTCAAGTGGGTGGCATAAAAAGACCTGGCTTTTCCGATGAAGAAAAAGCGGCAAAAACACTGGTGAAAGAATGGATGGTAGAAGCGGGCTTACAAGTATCAGAAGACGGAGCAGGGAACGTTACAGCTCGCTTGGAAGGTTTGCAAAAAGCTCCAGCTATCGCTTCTGGTTCTCATGTAGACAGTGTTCCAAATGGCGGTAACTTTGATGGTCCTCTTGGTGTCTTATCCGCACTTGAAGTTGTGGAATCGTGGAAAGAAACAGGCTATATTCCTGATAAACCTTACGAAGTAATTATTTTTTCAGATGAAGAAGGATCACGTTTTAATAGGGGGTTAACGGGGAGTCAAGCAATGATTGGCGCTATTTCGGATGAAGAAATAGCGCAGCTTCGTGACTATAATGGAGAGACATTAGAAGAAGTATTAACTCATTATGGGAGCACACTTGAAGCTTTTAAAGCGGCTAAAAGAGATTTAACAGAATTAGAACTGTTTGTAGAAGTGCACATTGAACAAGGGAAAAAGTTGGAGCAAGCGGATCAACCAGTTGGAATCGTAAATGGTATTGCTGGTCCCGCTTGGCTTAAAGTCGTCTTTGTAGGTGAAGCTGGACATGCAGGAAATACACCCATGACTGGAAGAAAAGACTGTTTAGTAGCTGCTGCAGAATTTCTTCAATCGATTCCTGAATTTCCAAGAGCCATAAATAATACGGCAGTAGCTACAGTCGGGAAATTAGAAGTTTTCCCAAATGGAGCAAATGTTATACCAGAGAAAGTGGAAATGCTAGTTGATATTCGCGACATTAATGAAGAACCAAGAGATCTTTTAATTGATCAATTAATCGAACAAGCTGAAAAAGTCGCAATAAAACATGAGGTACATGTAACGACTAAGTTGAATACGAGGATCAAGCCCGTTCCTATTGCTAACAAGTTGCAAACTCGTCTAGCGACATCGTTAAAAAAGTTTGATATTGTCCCAACGTATATTCCAAGTGGGGCCGGTCACGATGCGATGAATCTTGGTCGCACAATTCCTGTCGCCATGCTTTTTGTCAGAAGTAAAGATGGGATTAGTCACAATCCAAAAGAGTGGTCTAGTTTAAACGATTGTGTCATGGGAATTCATGTGTTGAAAGACTTTATTGAAACTTCAATGAAACAATAA
- a CDS encoding amidohydrolase, with protein MINQTIKKAIKENSDEMIRIRRKLHSEPELSWEEFQTSQFVYDYLTELGIKAHKMEPTGVVAELQGGKDGKTVALRADMDALSVEELNTDLAYKSKKLGKMHACGHDVHTAMLLTAAKALVSVKEEIPGNIRFVFQPAEEVATGAKAMVDQGAVKGVDNVFGIHIWSQSETGKIACSPGPAFASADIFKVHFKGQGGHGAMPQDCVDAAIIASSFVMNVQSVVSRTVDPQQSAVVTIGKMVVGTRFNIIAENADIEGTVRCFDPATRDHIEKQLKIYADHTAAIYGGTAEVEYIRGTQAVINGAESAQLVQDVAIEAFGENSLYVEKPTMGGEDFSFYLDEVPGSFALVGSGNPQKDTQWAHHHGKFNVDEDSMVIGAELYAQYAWSFLTN; from the coding sequence ATGATTAACCAAACGATAAAAAAAGCGATAAAAGAGAATAGCGATGAAATGATTAGGATTCGTCGCAAGCTTCATAGCGAGCCGGAACTATCATGGGAAGAGTTTCAAACTTCTCAATTTGTTTATGATTATTTGACGGAACTTGGTATCAAAGCGCATAAAATGGAACCCACAGGTGTGGTTGCTGAGCTTCAAGGCGGCAAAGATGGTAAAACTGTTGCGCTTAGAGCGGATATGGATGCTTTGTCTGTAGAAGAACTAAATACAGACTTGGCATACAAGTCGAAAAAACTTGGCAAAATGCATGCATGCGGGCACGATGTCCATACAGCGATGCTTTTAACAGCAGCTAAAGCGCTAGTCAGTGTAAAAGAAGAGATTCCGGGAAATATACGATTTGTTTTCCAGCCTGCTGAAGAAGTGGCGACTGGCGCAAAAGCGATGGTTGACCAAGGTGCGGTAAAAGGTGTGGATAATGTGTTTGGCATTCACATTTGGTCTCAAAGTGAAACAGGGAAAATAGCTTGCAGTCCAGGTCCAGCCTTTGCTTCTGCAGATATTTTCAAAGTCCACTTTAAAGGTCAAGGAGGCCACGGTGCAATGCCTCAAGATTGTGTTGATGCAGCGATTATTGCATCGTCGTTTGTAATGAATGTACAATCTGTTGTTTCACGGACTGTAGATCCTCAACAGTCAGCCGTTGTAACAATTGGGAAAATGGTTGTAGGAACTCGCTTTAATATTATTGCTGAAAATGCAGATATTGAGGGAACGGTGCGATGCTTTGACCCTGCAACACGAGATCATATCGAAAAGCAACTTAAGATTTATGCAGATCATACAGCAGCTATCTATGGTGGTACAGCAGAAGTTGAGTATATTCGCGGAACACAAGCTGTTATAAATGGAGCAGAGAGTGCGCAGTTAGTGCAAGACGTAGCAATTGAAGCTTTCGGTGAAAATTCTCTTTATGTAGAAAAACCGACTATGGGTGGAGAAGATTTCTCGTTTTACTTAGACGAAGTTCCAGGAAGCTTTGCTTTAGTAGGTAGTGGTAATCCACAAAAAGATACACAGTGGGCACATCATCATGGCAAGTTTAATGTAGATGAAGATTCAATGGTAATAGGAGCAGAACTTTACGCACAATATGCATGGTCTTTCTTAACTAACTAA